In Deltaproteobacteria bacterium, the genomic window TCGACGGCCGTCACTTTCGCGATTTTCCCTTCCTTGTTGATATGAAGCCAGAGCTGGCAGCCGACACCGCAATAGGGGCAGGTGGTGCGCACTTTCGTCAGTTCCCAGGGGCGCCCCTGGTATCTCGATTTCTTTTCAATAAGGGCGCCGACGGGGCAGACCTCAACGCACTGACCGCAGAAGACGCAGTCGCTGTCAAAATAGGTCTGGTCTGTTCCCGCGACGATCTTTGAATTGACACCGCGGTACCCGTAACTGATCGCCCGGTTGACCATGACCTCATTGCAGGCCTGAACGCACCGGCCGCAGAGGATGCAGCGGGTGAAGTCACGAATTATGAAGGGGTTTTCATCTTCCTTCGGATATGGCTGCGGGGTGATGGTGAAAGATATGTCGGTGATCCCGTACCGATAGGCCAGGTCCTGAAGACGGCAATTGCCGTTTTTCTCACAGGTAAGACAGTCGTGGTTGCCGCTGGCCAGGAGTAGTTCGATGGTCATTTTCCTGGACCGACGGACCCGCTCGGATTCGGTTTGTATGTCCATGCCGGCGGCAGCGGGGGTACTGCAGGCGGCTACAAGCGACCGCGCTCCCGCGACCTCAACCACGCACATACGGCATGCACCCGTCGGTGTGGTACCTTTCAGATAACAGAGCGTCGGTATGTCGATCCCCGATTCCGTCGCAACATCGAGGATTGTCTGACCGGGCTCGAACTCAACACGTTTCCCGTTCAATTGTAACGTTGCTGTGGCCATGTTTTCACCTCAATACCTGATCGGTTTCAAAATGACTTGGTTCCGTAACTAGTGAAAAACCAAGGATAATGAGCATCGCTCATCTGAAATTGGAGGCTCTGCATTCCATAAAATACTTATGATGATCCCACGATTCGTATGTCGACGATGACATAAGTCAATATTGACATATTGTCAAGTTTTTATCGCGGCGGGAGTACATCTTTTGAGGGGTTGTTCGATGGATACGATACATTCGTCTGCCTGACCACAGATCTTGATGAAGCTACCACGGCTCAGCCGTTCAAGAGGCAGCGGAAGTGTTGATTTTCTGATTCTAACAACCTATTCTACATTTTTACTCGATGTCTGCCGGAAAGTAGTATGACTCTTATTCTAAATGTGGTAATTTTCTCACGTTTCAAGTGAGGCGTTTGATGCATGATACCTGACGCCCAAATCTTCTTTCAAGGAGCCGGTATGATGGAAACAGTGCATGAAAAACTCTCGAAGCGTCTGGATAAACTGCCGATCCCCTATCCGGCAACAGCCTCTGGTGTGGAGGTCAGGATCCTGGAAAACTGGTTCACCGAGAAAGAGGCGGAGATAGCCCTTGCCATGAACGGCTTTCCCGAATCTGTTAACGCGATCGCCGAGCGCCTGGCCATGGATACCGAAGTGTTGGCGCCTCTTCTCGATGCAATGGCCTCCAAGGGGGTCATCTTCCGGATCGCCAAGGGAGAGAAACGCCTCTACAACCTTGTCCCACTGGCGGAAGGGATGTGGGAGTTCCACATCAACGCAAATACACCGGACGATGTCCGGACCCTGCGGACCTACTTCGACGAGTTCATGCGGAAGGGCTGGTACGGCACCCCGACGAGCCAGCATCGGATCATCCCCATTTCGGAGAGCCTGTCCGCCGACATGGAGATCCTGAGCTATGAACTGGCGGAAGAGATCATCAAGGCACAGACGAAGATCGCCGTTGCCCCCTGCATCTGCAGAAAGGAAGAACGGATGTTGGGCGGGGGGTGTGATCATCCCTTAGAGACCTGCATGGCCTTCGGCGCAGGGGCCTATTTCTACATCGACAACGGCCTCGGCAGGGAGATCTCGCAGGCCGAGGCCCTGACCATTCTCAAGGAAGGCATGGATTGCGGGCTCGTTCTCCAGCCGGGCAACGGTCAGAAGGCCTGGAACATGTGCATGTGCTGCGGGTGCTGTTGCGCGCTCCTGAAAACGCTGAAGAAGATGGAAAAGCCCGCGGCAGTGGCCCACACAAATTTCTACGCCTCGGTGCTGGCGGATGAATGTACCGCATGCGGTGTCTGTGAGGAAAAGTGCCCCATGGAGGCGATCCGGGTTACGGATGACGTTGCGGTGGTGAACCGGGATCGGTGCATCGGCTGCGGCGTCTGTGTGGGTGCCTGCGCGTTCGACGCCGTCAAGCTCCACAAGAAAGACGTTGCCGACCGGTATATACCGCCCGGGGATGTGGTCGAAATGCAGACCCGCATCGCAAAGGAACGCGGACTTTTATAAGGCTCCGGCGGGCGGAGAACTGCCGCTCCGCGTATTCCTCAATTCCAAAGCGATTTCCAAGGACTTGAAGGTAGATGGGACTTCTCCCTGGAATTTTGGGATCAAGCGTAGTTCCTATATTTCCATTAAACTCAACCAGCTTACTGTGCCCGCAGATCATCAGACACAGTAAGAAGGAGGTAATGCCCTGTGTTCAATTAAAAGATTATCCTGTATTCTCTGCCCGGAGGTATCCGCCTCGATCATAATGCATCATCTCGATCCGCGCGGCTTCCCTGTCACACATTAAATTCCTTTCTGATCTCCTGATAAAGTTCGAGTTTCTTTACCTTTCCTATAGGTGTCAGCGGAAGCATGGGCCGGATGATAATATCCTCGGGGATCTTGAAATTGGAAAGTTTATCCTTCAGAAATTCCTTGATGGCTTCCGGTGTGGGCTCTTTTCCCGGATTCGGCATGATGTAGGCACGGCCGACCTCGCCCCATTTTTCATGGGGACGCCCCAGAACCGCCGCCATCATGACATCCGGATGCTTGCAGATCACGTCCTCGATCTCCGGGGGATACACATTCTCACCGCCCCGGATGTACATCTCCTTTTTCCTGCCGACGATGATGAGATAACCATCCTCGTCAAGCTGCCCCATATCCCCTGTGTGGAGATAGCCATCGCGGTCGAACACCCGGGCATCGTCATCGGGTCGTTGCCAGTATCCTT contains:
- a CDS encoding 4Fe-4S binding protein, which encodes MMETVHEKLSKRLDKLPIPYPATASGVEVRILENWFTEKEAEIALAMNGFPESVNAIAERLAMDTEVLAPLLDAMASKGVIFRIAKGEKRLYNLVPLAEGMWEFHINANTPDDVRTLRTYFDEFMRKGWYGTPTSQHRIIPISESLSADMEILSYELAEEIIKAQTKIAVAPCICRKEERMLGGGCDHPLETCMAFGAGAYFYIDNGLGREISQAEALTILKEGMDCGLVLQPGNGQKAWNMCMCCGCCCALLKTLKKMEKPAAVAHTNFYASVLADECTACGVCEEKCPMEAIRVTDDVAVVNRDRCIGCGVCVGACAFDAVKLHKKDVADRYIPPGDVVEMQTRIAKERGLL